From Pyrenophora tritici-repentis strain M4 chromosome 1, whole genome shotgun sequence, the proteins below share one genomic window:
- a CDS encoding DUF3984 multi-domain protein, with protein MSKIARSVKNVTKGYSQVEVKVRNATSNDPWGPVGSDMAEIAQITFNSSTDFYQVMDMLDKRLNDRGKNWRHVLKSLKVLDYCLHEGSELVVTWARKNIYIIKTLREFQHTDEDGRDVGQNVRMAAKELTSLILDEERLRAERADRKSWKSRVTGIEEYPGGGHRVPDHGDGRHPRNGDPRRNRRTEEEDLELRLALEASKNEAEEERKRRERTSRAEETDDDLEKAIKLSKEEEELRRKELEQTNADLLFGETTVQPTAYQPTGNNQGYQQQGQVDWFGNLVDQSQQQPQNTGFLNNAYSQPTGMQPQQTGFQNGFGGYGGFQQQQPGFDQFGQPQQQPQQFMQPQQTAFNNNPYDQNALQPGSHNPWASNNKPQESLMPQPTGSNNPFAQSFNRPQPTQTFTQPTLNTLSEQKTAQPQFSNTSFNTPTAFSPQQTAQPQQPKKEMDPNAARLNALLATGEGQDTFGNVGNMRIPAQHTAPGTFVNSAGAGLNRVNANATGNNPFLNSQFTGMPQQNRLMPAQTGPANNFGANPYGSANPFGAQPQQQQNRQPGSNNLIDL; from the exons ATGAGTAAAATCGCGAGATCGGTCAAGAACGTGACCAAGGGCTATTCCCAGGTCGAAGTCAAGGTCCGCAATG CGACCAGTAACGACCCATGGGGACCTGTGGGATCAGACATGGCTGAAATCGCCCAGATCACCTTCAATAG CTCGACCGACTTCTACCAGGTCATGGACATGCTCGACAAGCGACTCAACGACCGAGGAAAGAACTGGCGTCACGTCCTCAAGTCGCTCAAGGTGCTTGACTACTGTCTGCACGAGGGCTCAGAGCTCGTGGTGACATGGGCGCGCAAGAACATCTACATCATCAAGACATTGCGCGAGTTCCAGCATACGGATGAAGACGGCCGAGACGTCGGACAAAACG TGCGCATGGCCGCCAAGGAGCTGACTTCGCTCATCCTCGACGAAGAAAGATTGCGCGCCGAGCGAGCCGACAGGAAATCGTGGAAGTCGCGAGTGACGGGCATCGAAGAGTACCCTGGAGGCGGACATCGTGTTCCGGATCACGGCGATGGGAGGCATCCACGAAACGGCGACCCGCGCCGTAATCGCAGAaccgaagaagaagacttGGAGCTCAGGCTAGCGCTCGAGGCCAGCAAGAACGAAGCAGAGGAAGAGAGGAAGCGTCGGGAACGTACGTCAAGGGCCGAGGAGACGGACGACGACTTAGAAAAGGCCATCAAGCTGAGcaaggaggaggaggagctGCGCCGGAAGGAGCTCGAGCAGACCAACGCAGACCTACTATTCGGCGAGACTACCGTGCAGCCAACCGCATACCAACCCACAGGCAACAACCAAGGCTACCAGCAACAAGGCCAGGTGGACTGGTTTGGCAACCTTGTGGACCAGAGTCAGCAACAGCCACAAAACACCGGTTTCCTCAACAACGCGTACTCTCAGCCTACTGGAATGCAACCTCAGCAGACGGGCTTCCAGAACGGATTTGGCGGTTACGGTGGCTTCCAGCAGCAGCAACCGGGCTTCGACCAGTTTGGCCAGCCGCAACAACAGCCCCAGCAATTCATGCAGCCCCAGCAGACCGCCTTCAACAACAACCCATATG ACCAAAATGCACTCCAGCCTGGTAGCCATAACCCGTGGGCCAGTAACAACAAGCCTCAGGAGTCTCTGATGCCACAGCCGACGGGCTCCAATAACCCGTTCGCCCAGTCTTTCAACCGACCACAGCCCACTCAGACCTTCACGCAACCAACGCTGAACACGTTGAGCGAACAGAAGACAGCGCAGCCGCAGTTCAGCAACACGTCTTTCAACACCCCAACGGCCTTTTCACCGCAGCAGACAGCGCAGCCACAACAGCCCAAGAAGGAGATGGATCCAAACGCCGCTCGGCTTAACGCGCTTCTCGCAACAGGAGAGGGACAGGATACATTTGGTAATGTTGGAAACATGCGTATTCCCGCTCAGCATACAGCACCTGGAACGTTTGTCAACTCGGCTGGTGCAGGCTTGAACAGGGTCAATGCAAATGCCACAGGCAACAATCCCTTCCTCAACTCTCAGTTTACAGGGATGCCTCAGCAAAACCGCCTTATGCCTGCCCAGACAGGCCCAGCAAACAACTTCGGCGCCAATCCTTATGGCAGCGCCAATCCATTTGGTGCGCAgccacagcagcagcaaaaCCGACAGCCTGGTAGCAACAACTTAATAGACTTATAA
- a CDS encoding FAP multi-domain protein: protein MPSHAFLSSLAVLTTLASAAPSMRSPLMQRQDTSGPENCGPTTEDGQVYFGDLGFYSDRDCINRMYGLCLYTFDNVANGQPGDYSCNPIELPSETPFWAKVEDSPFDQMQMVFTRDDKTCTPNGATFATMIDNGNCVEFNIGGPARSFSAFPHGGSGVSRRALPASSHLTKRTPKCGGFRVESTQPSTTESVQISNIVDCTNGTEDGCPITVGSEEEKSVTTSYSLTAGGGIEGLFSIETTFGMEYTESTTTSIQEGFSVSKGQKGYLSAYSAATLFKGVWTDCDEGDVEQPGEALVIKENGFTYSIVNTGI, encoded by the exons ATGCCATCCCATGCATTCCTGAGCAGCCTCGCGGTGCTCACCACCCTCGCTTCCGCCGCTCCTTCCATGCGTAGCCCCCTCATGCAACGCCAGGATACCTCCGGACCCGAAAACTGCGGGCCCACAACCGAAGATGGACAGGTTTACTTTGGAGACCTGGGCTTCTACTCCGACAGAGACTGCATCAATAGGATGTATGGCCTGTGTCTCTACACGTTCGATAACGTCGCCAACGGCCAGCCAGGTGACTACAGTTGCAACCCAATCGAGCTTCCTTCCGAAACGCCCTTCTGGGCCAAAGTCGAAGACAGTCCGTTCGATCAGATGCAAATGGTCTTCACAAGGGATGACAAGACATGCACTCCCAACGGTGCTACCTTTGCCACGATGATCG ATAATGGCAACTGCGTCGAATTCAACATCGGCGGTCCCGCCCGCAGCTTCTCCGCCTTCCCCCACGGCGGCAGCGGCGTCTCGCGCCGCGCCCTCCCCGCGTCCTCCCACCTAACCAAGCGCACACCCAAATGCGGTGGCTTCCGCGTCGAATCCACCCAGCCATCCACCACGGAAAGTGTCCAAATCTCCAACATAGTCGACTGCACCAACGGTACCGAAGACGGGTGTCCCATCACCGTCGGCTCCGAAGAGGAAAAATCTGTCACCACCTCTTATTCGCTGACCGCGGGCGGCGGCATCGAAGGCTTGTTTAGCATCGAGACTACGTTTGGTATGGAGTATACGGAGAGTACGACGACAAGTATCCAGGAGGGGTTCAGTGTTAGTAAGGGGCAGAAGGGGTATCTGTCGGCGTATTCGGCGGCGACGCTGTTTAAGGGGGTTTGGACGGATTGCGATGAGGGTGATGTAGAGCAGCCGGGGGAGGCGCTGGTGATCAAGGAGAATGGATTTACGTATTCGATTGTTAATACGGGGATTTAG
- a CDS encoding SUL1, Sulfate permease and related transporter (MFS superfamily), whose protein sequence is MPFVANTVLRLRSAYRHNAKTIRSQPLAELSGSLGDLGTLLPLMTALVLTNSISLPSTLLFTGAANVLTGIAFGIPLPVQPMKAVAAVAIARKFTLEENAAAGLVVAALVGLFSVTGLIEWANRVTPVPVVKGTQVGAGLSLCLSAGSKMLLPLTWTGPWWGDNLLWAIAAALLLLCTFAFPRMPYALIVFTVGIILSFASPSTAHDPVLHDAIPVLHPSGSDFLKATTTASLGQLPLTLLNSVIAASALASDLLPSPPHPTAPTVTDLGISVAAINLVGCWFGAMPACHGSGGLAGQYRFGARSGSSIIFLGSIKFLLGLMAFWNSSAIVDVLGNIPKSLLGVLVLAAGIELAKVGESINTDARDLRVLDREHAWDGKRVKELDERQKRERWMVMLVTVAVILTFKNDGVGFIAGLVWHWGYEAAGRIEEWRDERAERSTWRTAVHGREETAGLLAHEESDTLA, encoded by the coding sequence ATGCCGTTCGTTGCAAATACCGTTTTGCGTCTGCGCAGTGCGTATAGGCACAATGCCAAAACTATCAGATCTCAACCGCTCGCCGAGCTGTCGGGCTCGTTGGGAGATCTGGGAACCTTATTACCGCTCATGACTGCACTTGTGCTTACAAACTCTATTTCTTTACCGTCGACGTTGCTCTTCACGGGTGCGGCAAATGTCTTGACTGGTATCGCCTTCGGAATCCCTCTACCAGTCCAACCTATGAAAGCTGTCGCGGCAGTTGCCATCGCACGCAAGTTCACCTTGGAAGAGAATGCTGCAGCTGGGCTTGTTGTTGCGGCACTAGTAGGACTCTTCAGCGTAACAGGATTGATCGAGTGGGCAAATCGCGTTACGCCTGTTCCAGTTGTCAAGGGCACTCAAGTCGGAGCCGGGCTTTCGCTTTGTTTGAGTGCTGGGTCAAAGATGCTTCTGCCGCTGACGTGGACGGGGCCCTGGTGGGGCGACAACCTACTTTGGGCCATCGCGGCTGCTCTGCTACTGTTGTGCACGTTCGCCTTCCCTCGCATGCCATACGCTTTGATTGTATTCACAGTGGGCATCATCTTATCCTTTGCATCGCCATCCACTGCTCATGACCCAGTGCTACATGATGCTATTCCTGTGCTTCATCCTTCTGGAAGCGACTTCCTCAAAGCAACGACAACAGCATCTCTAGGCCAACTCCCGCTCACATTGCTCAACTCGGTCATCGCAGCCTCAGCGTTGGCCTCTGATCTTCTTCCCTCTCCGCCCCACCCAACTGCCCCGACAGTTACCGATCTTGGTATCTCGGTTGCCGCTATCAACTTGGTAGGCTGCTGGTTTGGAGCCATGCCTGCCTGTCATGGTTCAGGCGGACTTGCAGGCCAATACCGATTTGGTGCTCGCAGCGGGTCCAGTATCATCTTCTTGGGATCCATCAAGTTCCTACTTGGCCTCATGGCATTCTGGAACTCCTCCGCTATCGTCGATGTGTTGGGAAACATTCCAAAGTCACTCCTCGGTGTTCTCGTTCTCGCTGCAGGTATCGAACTCGCCAAAGTAGGCGAGAGTATTAATACTGATGCTCGCGACCTGCGTGTCCTGGATAGAGAACATGCTTGGGATGGGAAGAGAGTGAAGGAGTTGGATGAAAGACAGAAGAGGGAGCGATGGATGGTCATGCTGGTTACTGTTGCCGTGATTCTCACGTTCAAGAATGATGGAGTAGGCTTCATTGCGGGATTGGTCTGGCACTGGGGCTATGAAGCTGCGGGGCGCATCGAGGAGTGGAGAGACGAACGGGCTGAGAGGTCGACGTGGAGGACTGCGGTACATGGTAGAGAAGAGACAGCTGGGTTGTTGGCGCACGAGGAAAGTGATACCCTTGCTTGA
- a CDS encoding bZIP-2 multi-domain protein → MSIAFSRLPTTSTSIMNPLATTLLSQSPSSTGQRSNVVGEDEEPRKKPKKVNSEIRKQQNRIASRNYREKRKRKLQYLQQLIKDDSDGQQETELSPEPRKVYARSISADYEFAGPSSSPYPTPSVSDFSSVHANSTVAPDPILATNTATFNTHNTTVAPTYPLYPQNWSAPIYPHHTPASVGWNNTPTWAPAPEYTPQPAPRSPMYPYVHPQAQAVFERAHTPSHQTQQFLANTAAYDHGASYGLQHQKLNNPNYFIGHETTFFERSVYI, encoded by the exons ATGTCCATCGCATTTTCCCGGCTCCCGACTACATCTACTAGCATCATGAACCCCCTTGCTACCACGCTCTTGTCACAGTCCCCCTCAAGCACAGGCCAAAGATCCAACGTAGTCGGGGAAGACGAGGAACCAAGGAAGAAGCCGAAGAAGGTAAACAGCGAGATAAGAAAGCAGCAGAACAGAATAGCTTCACGAAACTATA GGGAGAAGCGCAAACGAAAGCTACAATACCTCCAACAGTTGATCAAAGACGACTCGGACGGTCAGCAAGAAACAGAGCTCTCACCTGAGCCACGCAAAGTTTACGCGCGCTCGATCTCAGCGGACTACGAGTTCGCGGGACCAAGTTCGTCACCTTATCCTACACCGTCCGTCAGTGACTTCAGTTCGGTGCACGCAAACAGCACAGTTGCACCGGACCCTATCTTGGCAACCAATACCGCTACTTTCAATACACACAACACCACGGTGGCACCAACGTATCCTCTCTATCCCCAAAATTGGAGTGCGCCCATTTACCCCCATCATACACCAGCAAGCGTTGGCTGGAACAACACACCTACATGGGCACCAGCACCAGAATACACTCCACAGCCCGCACCTCGCTCACCAATGTATCCATATGTTCACCCGCAAGCACAAGCAGTGTTTGAGCGGGCGCATACGCCTTCACACCAGACCCAGCAATTCCTGGCCAACACTGCCGCCTATGATCACGGCGCTTCCTACGGGCTCCAACACCAGAAGCTCAACAATCCTAAC TATTTCATCGGTCATGAAACCACTTTCTTTGAGCGCTCTGTCTACATCTGA
- a CDS encoding Pneumo-att-G multi-domain protein has protein sequence MTTLDTLPNEILSLVTNHLERPRDLLYLSLASQRLNEFAKLDGWKALLKGRFGLGGLDTDARNSVHGLTTLCRNWDRKGFVARYIDPTEKIMSMNTWQPERWRGPQGQTMGYQPRIDSYEEIYGAWGERREVLAWSAGTQILLRTKETGANIEKIRRREEGLEQPSDQTWVYDAFKHLNTWFTYKIPDSFEGRDDITDLKLLRPHQRDLASEEMVFGTASGQLSLLSVSPDFAETRVQNYDTNRRRVNSISISSSGMPMLAAVLADSSLAIYHINRDRFSEHPIAPSSEVKRISKDPPYGRIWSCEFLSEDRVVIGLGPNIAPIEVYQIGPDGLLPQPLRKFNITAINTASPRPNSVYPVLPIPTTAQGGSDAGNTFLSGGYDGIIRLHDMRSLKACEPMFWDPTNDSPVYSLAAQGLERIVSGVSMHSMIKVFDMRISGSHAYHTIASPTKPKAPTKSTINSTKTQASTISGGWNVYLNPRIPPPRNAYRHDYSRVRDDSPVYSLSIPSPTSQNLYAGLEGVLEALTFHGIADQHPDSMLSNSIVYYDGDAKKIDLAASFNPNQDVLNLGMYEQGTKEGLGSGGGTERREERRKRKEG, from the exons ATGACAACCCTCGATACCTTACCAAATGAGATTCTTTCGCTAGTCACAAACCATCTCGAACGGCCGCGAGACTTACTTTACCTTTCTTTAGCTAGTCAGCGCTTGAATGAGTTTGCAAAACTTGACGGATGGAAAGCCCTGCTCAAAGGACGATTTGGGCTCGGTGGGCTGGATACAGACGCTCGTAATTCCGTCCATGGCTTAACAACACTATGTCGGAACTGGGATCGCAAAGGTTTCGTCGCCAGATACATTGATCCCACTGAAAAAATCATGAGCATGAACACATGGCAGCCTGAGCGGTGGAGAGGCCCGCAGGGCCAAACCATGGGATACCAACCTAGAATTGACAGCTATGAAGAGATTTACGGAGCATGGGGGGAAAGAAGGGAAGTGCTTGCATGGTCTGCCGGCACACAGATTCTGCTCAGAACTAAAGAGACGGGCGCGAACATTGAAAAAATTAGAAGAAGAGAGGAAGGACTGGAGCAACCGTCTGATCAAACATGGGTTTATGATGCCTTTAAACACTTGAACACGTGGTTCACATACAAGATACCAGATAGCTTTGAAGGCCGAGACGACATCACAGATCTGAAGCTACTTCGACCACACCAGCGGGATCTGGCCAGCGAAGAAATGGTCTTTGGAACTGCGTCGGGCCAGCTATCGCTGCTCAGTGTAAGCCCTGATTTTGCCGAAACCCGTGTTCAAAACTACGATACAAACAGGCGGCGCGTCAACAGTATCTCGATATCTTCGTCAGGCATGCCAATGCTGGCTGCAGTACTCGCAGATTCATCACTCGCTATCTATCATATAAACCGCGACCGCTTCTCTGAGCATCCAATCGCGCCATCCTCGGAGGTCAAGAGAATCTCGAAAGACCCACCGTATGGTCGAATATGGTCTTGCGAGTTTTTGTCGGAAGATAGGGTTGTTATAGGATTAGGCCCTAACATAGCACCCATCGAGGTTTACCAGATTGGACCCGACGGACTACTCCCTCAGCCTCTTCGCAAGTTCAATATCACCGCCATTAATACAGCATCTCCGCGACCTAATTCGGTCTATCCCGTACTACCCATTCCGACCACAGCACAGGGTGGATCAGATGCAGGCAACACTTTCCTTTCTGGCGGTTACGATGGCATCATCAGACTGCACGACATGCGCTCACTAAAAGCCTGCGAACCCATGTTCTGGGACCCAACAAACGACTCACCAGTATACTCGCTCGCTGCCCAAGGTCTCGAACGCATAGTATCAGGAGTATCCATGCACAGCATGATCAAAGTGTTCGACATGCGCATCTCCGGTTCCCACGCATACCACaccatcgcctcgccaacCAAACCCAAAGCTCCAACCAAGTCCACCATTAACTCGACCAAAACACAAGCCTCAACCATCAGCGGCGGCTGGAATGTCTACCTCAACCCTCGCATCCCTCCACCCCGTAACGCCTACCGGCACGACTACTCCCGGGTCCGCGACGACTCCCCCGTCTACAGTCTCTCAATCCCATCACCCACATCACAAAACCTCTACGCCGGCCTCGAAGGCGTGCTTGAAGCCCTCACCTTTCACGGCATCGCAGACCAGCACCCCGACTCCATGCTCTCGAACTCCATCGTCTACTATGACGGTGACGCCAAGAAAATCGACCTGGCCGCTTCCTTCAACCCCAACCAAGACGTGCTCAATCTGGGAATGTACGAACAAGGCACCAAGGAGGGCCTGG GCTCCGGGGGTGGTACTGAGAGGAGggaggagaggaggaagaggaaggaggggtag
- a CDS encoding FabG, Dehydrogenase with different specificities (related to short-chain alcohol dehydrogenase), whose protein sequence is MTDKADERAALVNRQLPEMTLSTAENPLTAPRPPPEDLSAAQRAQYRFEVKGNAIITGGAGTLALEAAQALLEHGATGLALWDMNPDQAFESVKTLHSKFPHARIITEAVDVRDENAIASALESTVKVLGSVEMLCCFAGVVGCTHAIEMAADEWRRTHDINLTGSFLCAQAVAKQLRAQGSGGSITFTASISAHHTNYPQPQCAYNSSKTALLSLAKSLAAEWSSYGIRVNCLSPGYMDTILNDGDGLIRARKSWNDRNPMGRMGHPWELTGPLVLLCSNAGRYINGTDIIADGGAMVF, encoded by the exons ATGACGGACAAAGCAGATGAACGCGCTGCGCTCGTCAACAGACAGTTGCCAGAAATGACACTGTCGACAGCAGAGAATCCCCTCACTGCGCCCCGACCTCCTCCAGAGGACCTTTCTGCGGCACAGAGAGCTCAGTATAGGTTCGAGGTCAAGGGCAATGCGATCA TCACTGGCGGTGCAGGTACACTTGCACTCGAAGCTGCCCAAGCCCTACTCGAGCACGGTGCCACCGGTCTCGCTTTGTGGGACATGAACCCTGACCAAGCCTTTGAGAGTGTCAAGACGCTACACTCCAAGTTCCCGCACGCACGTATAATCACCGAAGCCGTCGACGTCCGCGATGAGAACGCGATTGCGTCGGCATTAGAGAGCACGGTGAAGGTCCTCGGCAGCGTAGAGATGCTCTGCTGTTTCGCGGGGGTTGTGGGCTGTACACACGCCATCGAGATGGCGGCCGATGAATGGCGACGCACACACGATATCAACCTTACAGGTTCCTTCCTTTGCGCGCAAGCTGTTGCTAAGCAGCTGCGCGCTCAGGGGAGTGGTGGAAGCATTACATTCACAGCCAGTATATCCGCGCACCACACAAACTACCCACAGCCACAATGCGCGTATAACTCTTCCAAGACAGCGTTGTTGTCTTTGGCGAAGAGCTTGGCGGCAGAGTGGAGTAGTTATGGTATTCGGGTTAACTGCCTGAGTCCAGGGTACATGGACACGATACTCAACGATGGCGACGGCTTGATAAGAGCGCGCAAGAGCTGGAACGATAGGAACCCGATGGGACGCATGGGTCATCCATGGGAGCTTACTGGGCCACTGGTGTTGTTGTGTAGCAATGCAGGACGATACATCAACGGAACAGATATTATTGCTGACGGTGGGGCCATGGTATTCTAG
- a CDS encoding guanine nucleotide-binding protein alpha-3 subunit, with amino-acid sequence MSDEKGVSALISAIRTLRDRLRKDIDGLRQIHNRWRDGNPSAMNLIAQLTALKSNLGNIQDWLNCAVQDLHPQLLSDLDLLTHSCEVLVRHADCLNERLRYPDHGAVDCAAKMKYKLASRTMDRLQTVAQRQSDAVTLLLAACNCTAQAQRKILLHKSRQIRKEDAANLRTLSQSSRWNGSCITGLTQLSRFVQWLRVILHIKPSRSDLEGAISPTDEEYEQYAAADRSEAIDRALQRAADSLQHETKLVLLGGVNSGKDLIMHQLKVLYAEGYYSAEERMNYRCQVYQVVYALIHSITTLLKDTGVILPAELNPDFAILLNELDAGTENFTPEVVKAITRIWSCSEFARIYVKNFEIEFPQYAPYFAQEIPRIAEEDYIPIEADIIRLNQSMRGIKELRFNWDELDVHLFNIKGYVPQHFRERWFHQLEGATSLIYAVDMSLYDKPNSQRAGESLLLNELAAFESWVNEPVFAESSIILILNNFNRFMGKMPYSPLEKVFPDYVCNESDPESSARQYILRRFKNMNHQGLPIYSFWVDLDASDNKQLYEALKITITQIQQRKGITERSCAGTTATESSVPSSNKSVTHILRPSRSRSFSKLKLQNDRLRVFDPMPGEGSMGSSTR; translated from the exons ATGTCTGACGAGAAAGGGGTCTCTGCCCTAATTAGCGCCATCAGGACACTCCGAGATCGACTACGAAAGGACATCGACGGCTTACGACAGATTCACAATCGCTGGAGAGATGGCAACCCGTCTGCGATGAATCTGATTGCCCAATTGACGGCATTGAAATCCAACCTCGGAAACATCCAGGACTGGTTGAATTGTGCCGTTCAAGATCTGCACCCGCAGCTACTGTCCGATTTGGATTTACTGACGCATTCTTGCGAAGTACTCGTACGACATGCAGATTGCCTAAATGAGCGCCTTAGATATCCAGATCATGGGGCTGTCGATTGCGCTGCAAAGATGAAGTACAAACTTGCTAGTAGGACCATGGACCGACTGCAGACAGTTGCCCAGCGACAAAGCGATGCTGTGACGTTGTTGCTTGCGGCATGCAACTG TACCGCTCAAGCACAGCGCAAAATCCTGCTGCACAAGAGTCGCCAGATCAGAAAGGAAGATGCAGCAAACCTCAGAACCCTTTCACAGTCCTCAAGATGGAATGGTAGCTGTATCACAGGCCTCACACAATTGTCGCGTTTCGTCCAGTGGCTCAGAGTCATCTTACATATCAAACCTTCGCGCAGTGACCTTGAAGGCGCGATCTCACCTACTGACGAAGAATACGAACAATACGCAGCAGCGGACCGATCTGAAGCGATAGACCGTGCGTTGCAAAGAGCAGCTGATAGTCTTCAACACGAGACAAAACTAGTTCTTCTAGGCGGCGTCAACAGTGGAAAAGACCTCATCATGCATCAACTAAAAGTGCTATACGCTGAGGGTTATTACTCCGCAGAGGAGCGCATGAATTACCGTTGTCAAGTCTACCAAGTTGTTTACGCGCTGATTCACTCCATCACCACTTTGTTGAAAGACACTGGTGTCATACTCCCTGCTGAGCTTAATCCAGACTTCGCTATCTTACTGAACGAACTGGATGCGGGCACGGAGAACTTCACACCTGAAGTTGTCAAGGCCATTACTAGGATCTGGTCTTGCTCCGAGTTTGCCAGGATCTATGTCAAGAATTTCGAGATCGAATTTCCGCAGTATGCTCCGTACTTTGCACAGGAGATACCACGCATCGCTGAGGAAGACTATATTCCCATCGAGGCAGACATCATACGACTCAACCAATCCATGCGCGGTATCAAGGAACTGCGCTTCAATTGGGACGAGCTAGATGTCCACCTATTCAATATCAAAGGATATGTTCCCCAGCATTTCCGCGAACGCTGGTTTCACCAATTGGAAGGCGCTACATCGCTCATCTACGCAGTGGACATGTCTCTATACGATAAGCCCAATTCACAACGAGCAGGCGAATCCCTCTTACTCAATGAGCTAGCAGCCTTTGAAAGCTGGGTCAACGAACCAGTTTTCGCCGAATCATCCATAATACTCATTCTTAACAACTTCAACCGCTTCATGGGGAAGATGCCATACTCGCCTTTGGAAAAGGTGTTCCCAGATTACGTATGCAATGAGTCTGATCCAGAGAGTTCGGCTCGCCAGTACATCCTCCGCCGGTTCAAAAACATGAACCACCAGGGATTACCCATTTACTCGTTCTGGGTCGATCTCGACGCTAGCGATAACAAGCAACTGTACGAGGCGCTTAAGATTACAATTACGCAAATCCAGCAGCGGAAAGGGATAACCGAGAGATCGTGTGCTGGTACCACAGCTACCGAATCGAGTGTGCCGTCTAGTAACAAAAGCGTCACACATATTTTGAGACCAAGTAGGAGTAGAAGTTTTTCGAAACTGAAACTACAAAACGACCGACTAAGAGTTTTTGATCCTATGCCAGGCGAAGGCAGCATGGGATCGAGTACACGGTAG